The segment GTCGAGGAAGAGATCAGGACTATGACAGAGCTTCGGTCTCATCCATATCTCTTGAATAGACCTCCACCCTGTCGCCGCCTTTGCTGATCGCGTGTGCCAGGGCCCTTTCACAGCAGAGGATGAGTTCCTCAGGTGTCTGTCCGTCGAGGAAGGTCAGGCCCACACTTGCCGTTATCCTTCCCTTCGCCTGGGTCTCCCCGTAGGCAAAGGGATAATTCCGTATGATCGCACTGAACTTGTTTCCCAAGGAGAGGGCCGCTGAGACGACCGTATTGGGGAGCAGCACGGCAAAGGCGTCCCTGCCATACCTCACCACCACATCGGAGCCCCTGATATTTTTCCTGAGAAGCTCGGCAATCTTAATAACGACATCGTTTCCGTAGTTCTCTCCATTTTCCGCTATGTACTTTCCAAAGGAGTCGACTTTGAGGATCATGAGATTCAAAGGCTGCTTGTATCGCAATGTCTTCTCGACTTCCTGGGCCAATCTGATCTGGAAATACCGGTGGCTGAAGATGCCGGTGAGGCCGTCCACGAGTCCTGCCTTCTTCGGATAGAGGACCTCGATCTCCGTAATATGGTCGAGGAGCTCGCGGGGATCGAACTTATGCTTCCTGATGATCCTCTCGATCTTTCCCACAAGACTGATCCGCTCTTCAACAGAGATGTCCCTCTCCGTAAGGATGAAGATGGGGATCTTCCTCGTTGAGGGGCCTTCCTTTAATTCCTTCACAACATCAAAGCCAAGCATGTCGGGGAGTTCAAAATCGAGGAGCACCACATCGGGCAGGAGGGCCACGGCAAGCTCGATACCCCGTCTGCCCTCTTTCGCGGAATAGATGAGAAGCTCCTGGCCAAAGGTCCCCTCCTTCAGGGAGTCAAGGGTACCTCCCGCCTCAATGACGAGCACGGTTATCGGATACCTCCTGCTCCTCGTGATACTCAGATTTTGGAGTATGCTGAGAAGGGCATCCTTGTCAAGGGGTTTCAGGAGATAGTCTGTTGCCCCGAGGGCAAAGGCCAGGTCCTTGTTATCAATGATGGAATGGATCAGGACAGGAATACGGGATGTTGATTCGTCCTCCTTGAGAGCCTGAAGGACCTCCCAACCATCCTTCTTGGGGAGCATAATATCAAGGAGGATGGCAAAGGGTCGCAAGGTTGCTGCCTTCTCCAGGGCCTCCTCGCCGTCAAAGGCGTGGGCAACTTTATATCCAGACTGTGTGAGGTGGAGGGTGAGAAGTTCAGCGCTGGCTGCGTCATCTTCCACAACGAGTATGAGAGGGGCCTTCTCCTCCATCCAGGGGAAATTAAGGTTCACTGCCTCGATCTCCTCCATAGGGGCCCCCTGGACCGGAGTAGTCACCGGCAACTCAAAGGTAAATCTGCTCCCTTCACCGATCCTGCTCTCGACAGATATCCTTCCCCCGTGGAGTTCGACGAGTCTCTTGGTCAGGGCGAGACCGAGTCCTGCTCCTTCATATTTTCTCGACAAGGTTGAGTCTGCCTGTTCGAACTCATCGAATATCCGTCCGATATCGTCAGGACTTATGCCGACTCCCGTGTCCCAAACAGAGAATTTCATGAATGGGTGGTCTTCACCCTTCCCTGTCTCCCCTTCGACAATAAATCCTACGCTCCCTCCTTCGGGAGTGAATTTGAGGGCGTTCGAAAGAAGATTGTAGAGGATCTGTTTCAGTTTGACCTTGTCTGCAGTAATCGTATCAACATCACTGCCTATGGAGAACTTAAAGTCGATGGCCTTCTTGTCGGCCAGAGGAGAGATGACATTAAAGACCTCGGAAAGGACGGTAATCACCGGGAAGGTCTCATAGCTCATATCATATTTGCCGGCCTCGATCTTTGCTATGTCGAGGCAGTTATTGATGACTTCGAGGAGATGTTTTCCCGAGGACTGGATATTCTTTATGTACCTCTCCTGATTTTCTGTGAGATCTCCGAAGGTCCTTCCCAGCAAGACATCGGAAAACCCCAGGATCGAATTCAGGGGCGTCCTGAGCTCATGATTCATGTTCGTAATGAATCTGCTCTTCATTTGGCTCTCCCTGTCGAGCTTGCGGTTCAGGCGCTCGAGTTCCTCTGTCCTCTCGATCACACTCTTGTCAAGCCTCTCGTGAAGCTCAGCCATCTCGACTTCCAGGGCCTTAACCCTCTTCTGGCTATTCTGCCTGTCCAGGACGAGGCCAAGGACCCTTGAGAAGAGATTGACGGCCCGCTTCTGCCTTTCAGAGTATTGCCTTTGGCTGAAGTCGTCGAGATACATCACCCCATAGACCTGTCCGTTGACCAATAACGGTGCTATAAGAACGGCTTTGATCCCCTCGTCGAGAAGAGCCGCATTATTGCCATAATTGACGAGCGAAAGATCGGGTATGGCAACGATCTCCCGGTTCCTGATCACCAGGTCTGTTAATCCGCCGGCCATGATCTTCCAGCGTTCATTCTCGGCAAACCTCTTGCTCAGCCCCTTTGAAGCCATAACATGCATCTCTCCCTCCTCCATGAGAGCTATGCTGCCTGCCGGAGAATCGGTTATTTCCATGGCCTTGTCGAGGGCCGTTCGAAGAAGTTCTCTGGGATTTTTTTTGCCGAAAGGGTCTTCCGTAATGACGGAGATCCTTGCCTCATCCTCGATAGCTTTATAGAGTTCGACGACGGCCCGCTTCTTCTTCTCCACCGTCTTCCAGAGAAGGCGTGCACCGACGGCACCGATGACTTCGATGTGTTTGTAAAGGGTCCTCAGGGTTTCGCCTAATTGTGGATCACCGGTGACGTTGATGACAACTTCCGGTTCAGCTGACATGGCCAGGGCGTGGAGGTCGTCAAAGATGGGGATTCCCCATTTCCGTGCAAGGGCCACTCCGGGAGCATCGGGGTTCTTTTCATACATGCCCACGATCGTCACATCGGGCTCCCCCCGCAACAGGGAAAGCACCGTACTGCCCGCTATATTGCCACCGGCGAGAGCAAGCTTAGGCATTTATGGCGTGGTCCGGCTCCATCGACTTCAGCATTTCGAGAAAGTGAACCACGAGTTCAGGATCCCATTGCCCACTATCCTTTTCATGTCTGAAGACCTCCATGGTCGCACCGATGGACATACCGTCTCTGTAGGGTCTCTTTGAGACCATGGCGTCGAAGGAATCCACAATGGAAAGGACTCTTGCGTAAAGAGGTATCTCCCTGCCCTTCAGCCCGTCGGGGAATCCCCTTCCGTCCCACCGCTCATGGTGATTTCTGATTGCAGGGAGTATGTCATGCATGGATACGAGAGGTCTGCAGATCTCCTCTCCCATGCAGGGATGGCGTTTTATAACGGAAAACTCCTCCAAGGTAAGATCGCTCTCCTTGGAGAGGACCGTTGAGCTCAATCCGATCTTTCCGATATCATGGAGGATACCTGCCTTCCTCAGCTGCTCCTGTTCTTTTGTTCCGAACCCGAGGAATGACCCAAAAGACCGGGCTTTTACACCGACCCTTGTCGAATGTCCCCGCGTATACGGGTCTTTCGATTCCATGGCCACAGCAAGGGTAAGGATGATATTTTCGGAATGTTCCAGTTCATCCTGAAGGCCCTTCAGCCTGAGGAGAGACCTGACCTTTGTTATGAGCTCCTCGGTATCAAAAGGTTTTCTGATAAAGTCATCTGCCCCGCATTCAAGACCGATGATCTTGCTCTGCTTGTCCACAAGTGCCGTGAGAAGAATGACGGGGAAGAAGCGCCTTCCGTAGATGCTCTTCAAGCGTCGGCAGAGTTCATATCCGTCCATGCCGGGCATCATCACGTCAAGGATGGCTATGTCAATCTTTTCAGACTCGAAGATATCGAGGGCTGTTTCGGCTTCAAGGGCGGTAAATACGATAAAGCCGTTCCTTTCAAAGATTGCTTCAATGAGTTCAAGGTTGGGAATACGGTCATCAACCACGAGGACAGACGGCTTTTGTTCCGCGGGCAGATCATCGAATAGACGCATGGGTGAAATTATCTCACGCCAGGAGAGATTTGTCAAGATATTTCTTTAACTATTGAAGGTTACGAGCCTCACATCATGGCAAACGTGGTCTCTCTTTGATTTCTAAAGGATGCGTACGCCAGCATAGTAACAGCAACATTCGTTGTCGAGGTCATTGATGAATGATCTCTCAATACCGTCTTCAAAAATGACCCTGACAAAACAGAAGCCGCCAGGGAGGGACGAATGGCTCTCTTCTACCACTTCACCGTCACCCCAGTAGTGAAACCTGATATGCTTCACCTTATCTCCGATCCTTAGATAGAGTCGTGGTCGCATTGCTTATTATAACATCTGAAGCTCGCGCGAAAGCAGTTCTCCCGGTCAAGGTTAGCCTCTGCAGCCTGAGGAGCGGGTCATTCCATAAAACCTCTTCCCGTGATGTGTGTGATGTGAGGATCCCGGGTGACCCAGGGTGATCCCTCCACAAATCCCTCACGTGCTACCGGATATTCGTTCCATATATGGAATAGACGAAGTGGCCGGTAATCGTGAGGGCGTCCTTCCCCCATTCATCAGGAAGGGGCCAGAAGGGTTGGGCATCCCTCAAGGCCTGCTGGGCAGCCTCATCAAGACTTCTGTGGCCAGAGGTCCTCACCAGTTCCATACCGCCGAGCAATCCGTTCTTCTTAATCGTGAACCGTATGTAAAGATCGCCGTAGATGCCACGCATGGCATCCTCTGGTGGATACTTCCAGATGCTTTCAATCTTCTCTCTCAGCCGCACCATGTAAGTGTGATACTTAAACTCCTCCGTGTCAAAGGTGATTGTGCTGTCTCTCTTCGGCTCTTCCTTCTCTGCGAATTTTTCGAGTACTTCCTTGTCAAAGAGTTTCTCTCTCAGGGACGGACCGGTAGGAGGTCTTCTTATGTCGCCCGGTTTCAGTGGGACCGCCCCCCCCTCACTGCCTCTCTGCCCCTTTGACGCCGCGCTGCCCTGGCCCGGCGAAGCAGGCGCGCCCCTGCCGCTGTCGCCCTTTGAGCCCTCGGACTCGGGCTGAGGGACGGGTTGAACGCGTCTCGATTCCATCTCTGGCAGGGAAGGTCCTTTGGGTCGGGAAGGTGAGGGCTTCACCACAGATGGACGTGCTGATTTCGGTAGTGATCTAGGCACGGCCGGGCGTTGTCTCGCAACAGGACCCTCAGGTCGCCTGGGCTGTTTCTCGCCCAGTTCCTCAGGGGTGACGAGGCGCGTAACAAAAGGAGTGCCTTTTTCTTTTTTCTCCAAAGGAAAAAAGTAAAAAAAGAGTCCTGCCGACAGATGTATGATAAGCGAGAGCAGTATCGCTACCCGCCAGGAGAGAGACCTGAACATGTTCGACTATCTCAATGTTTCATGGTAATAAGATTGGGACTGCGACCTCGATCACCGGAAGAGCTCCTTGAATATCTTCATGTAGGATAAAAGACTCCCCTTTCCCGAGTCTTTCCTGAGCCAGAGCCTCATCGAGGCCTCCTGGACCTCCGGTCTCTTGTGGAACTGGACAAGTTTCTCCGCATGGTGGTCGTCCTTCAAAAAATACTCCCAGAGACGTCTCATAAGGATGAAACGTTTGCTGAAGCTCTTCTTCCAAAGCCTTTGGTAGTCTCCGATCTTTCCTTCGGCAATAGCCATGGCAGCCAGCTCTCCTGATTTCATGGCATAATATATCCCTTCATAAGTCAAGGGCAAGACCTGTCCGGCAGTATCGCCCACGAAGAGTACCCTGCCCCTCGTGTAAAGGTCGCCCTGCCAGAGAGGTATCCTGTATCCCCTCAGGGACGGCCCATTGATCCGGTTCATCGATGGACCCGTCGTTATTCCTCTTCTCTCGACGAATTTCTGCCACATGGCCTTTGTCTCCCGGGAATTCAGGGAACCTGTTCCGACGGAGACCCCTTCCTTCTGGGGGAAGACCCAGGAATAAAGCCGAGGGGCATGGGAAGAACTGAGCCAGAACTCGCAGCAATCAGTCACCTCTTCCCGTATCTTCTCAGATATGGTGAAGAGCGAATCGACCGGCTTCATACCCAGGGCCGACCTCACTCTCGAGTTGACGCCATCAGCTGCGATAACATAGTCCGATTCTATCCTGGCGCAGTCACCTTCCAGTGCGGCCTCAAGAATGATGGTCTTCCCGATATCGAGAAATCGTCTGAACTCGGCTTCAATGACCCTTGCCCCTGCCCCCTGCGCATCGTTCCTCAGGGACGCATCAAAATCACCCCTGTCGACAATCACAATGGAGGCGCCCTTCAGTTTCACCGGAACGCTTTCCCCCCTCGGAGATACGAGCTTCACCGTATCAATCCGCCTTGCAGCAAGGCATGTCGGCAGAGAGAACTCGTCAAAAGCGGTCGATGGGATCCCGCCGCCACAAGGCTTCACGTAGGTGAGGTCCCTCTCAAGGAGGATCGTATCGATGCCTTCACGCGCAAGAAACCTCGCTGCAAGGGCGCCGGCAGGGCCGCCGCCGATGACCAGAACTGCTGTCCTCAGCATCATAAAATCCCGTACGCGGGGGCGGATGTGAGGAGGTGAAAGCCGGTTGCCTCGTGCATGCTCCTAACCTATAGCCATTTGCCCTGCCGGGACTTCAGGAAACCCGGAGGGAAAGGACAGTGGATCCTTGCACGTCTGCTGAACGTCCCGGCGATGTAATAGGCAGCGATCTTGAAGAAGAAATTTCCGACTGAGCCGGAGATGGTGCCGTCCCTCTTTTCGCTCCACGCAACGGTTTTTTCATTATTGTTGATGGCGATAATAACGTAGACGAGACCCTCCTTCATCCCCTTGATGTCCTCCTCACTCGGAACGGGGAGACCCTTGGTGGGGCCAAACTGGGTATGGGAATGGAAGTCTCCTACGATCTGGAGCCTGTCGAACTTCTCAAGGATCGGCCCTATCTTCTTGTGGTTCTTGTCATGGAAGGTCACACCCTTGTGTCTCCTGTTGGCAGTCTGGAAACTGAAGGCATGCTCGACAATGAAGCGGTCCTCCATCCGATAGCCTAGGAGGAATCCGAGGCATTCCCTCCGATAGACCTCAGCGGAACTGAGCAGGATATCGATAAAGGCGTTTTCAGAAAGATAGAGCCTCATCCTGCGTCATTTCTTGTGAGGGGCTCCCACAGTCAGAACAGGACACTTTGCATTCCTCACAACCCTCTCAGCGGTGCTCCCGAAGATGATGCGTTCAAGTCCCTTCCTGCTGTGGGTCCCCATGATGATGAGGTCGATCTTCTTTTCTTCAGCGAATTTCAGGATCTCTTCGTGAGGGACGCCCTTGAGCACATCGTATTCGATCTCCTTGTAGCCCCTCAACTCTTCTGCACACCACCGTTCGCACTCCTTCCTGGCGGTCACCTCCATATCCTTGTACAGTTCGTCAATGTTGCCATGGGGGACGTGCAAGCCGGTGGTTTTGACCACATCGTATAAGATATTTATAATGTACAGCCTTGCACCATAGCGCTTCGTAAGGTCGACGACAAAGGGAACTGCATAGACTGAGCCTTCAGAAAAGTCCGTCGGAAAAAGAATGCTCCTGATATCCATCATCATGCCTCCCGTAAGTATTTTGCCGCATCCTCAGGGGATGTGGTAAGGACATAAAATCCCGAGCCCCATTCAAAACCGCTCGTCAGAAGGAGCCTGGGTATCACCTCCACATGCCAATGAAAATCTTCGCCGAGGGTGTGCCAATGGTCACGCCTCGGGATCCTGTTTGGCGCCGAATGAATAAAATAATTGAAGGGCGGAGTTCTCAAAACGGTCCTCATCTTCTTGAGCATCGTCATAAACATGAGACTCAGGTCTTCTGTCTCAGAAGGAGTGATCTCCTGGAACGCACAGCTGTGTCTCTTCGGCACTATCCAGAACTCAAAGGGGGACCTGGAGGCAAAGGGACTGAAGGCAAAAAAATCCTTGGTCTCATAAATAACCCTGTCTCCCAGTCTCATCTCTTCTCTTAGAATATCGCAGAAGATACACCGTTCCTTGTAAGCATAATACTGTTTGGCGCCGTCCAGCTCGTCCTTCATCCTCTTCGGTATTATCGGTGTCGCAACAATTCCGGAATGGGGATGGAGATACAACGCGCCTGCCGATTTCCCTGAATTCTTGTATACGAGGATATACCGCATCCTCGCATCACGCTCAAGATCAGCCATCCGCTCCCTGTAGAGCCTCACGACCCTCAACACCTGTTCGAGCCCGATATCTTCCGGTCCCCGGCCATGGTCATCGGTTTCGATGACAATTTCATCGGCTCCGATGCCGTTCATCTTGTCATACATCCCCAAGCCTTTTCGGCCGAGATCTCCCTCGATCCGGAAAAGGGGATCGAAATTCGGAATGACCCTTGATAACCATCTTCCGCCCTCCCTCACTGCTGCTATCTCCTTTGGCGTCTTCCCTTCATTTCCTGGACAGAGTACGCATGGTCCCTCCTTGGTGTCCTCTGACGGGACGTCATAGTCGGCATAGTCAGAAGGAGATCTTGAATTCTTCAATACAGCCACCCATCTGCCGAGGAGAGGATCTTTCCTCAATTCATGCATCAGGTGTTCCTCTCATAGATCAGTCTGAGCCCCTGCAGGGTCAGATCCTGATCAAAAAGGACGTTTCGTTCAAGAAAAGGGGCCATGAGGGCCGCATAACCTCCCGTAATGACAACAATAAAGGGGCACTCTTCCCTCTCAATCTCGTGGATAAGCCTATCCACTGCCCCAGCCATCCCATATATAATACCAGAAACAATGCACTTCGTCGTTCCTTTACCGACAGCAGGAAGGCGCCTGTTAAGAGAGATCACGGCGGCTCCTATGTCCACCTGCGGGAGCCTCGATGTACTCGTATGAAGGACCTCAGACATCAACCCCACGCCCGGCAGAATCGCACCTCCGATGAATTTCCCATTCCTGACAGCACTGATGGTTGTCGCCGTACCAAAATCGATTGCCAGCACAGGGTCGCCATATTTCTCTCGGGCTGCCATGGCATTCACAATCCTGTCGGGGCCGACCTGACCGGTTTCTTCTACGTCGAATCCCAGACCGGTGTCCAGCGAAGGACCCACAATGAAGGGCTCCCTAACACTCATCCCTGTTATAGCATGGCTGAGCACCTCCTCAAGGCCTGGTACAACAGAAGAGACCACGATTCCCGAGAGCTCTCTCCCTCCAGCCTCTGACGCCAGGAATCTTTCGATCTCTTTCCGGTATTCTTCAGCGTCCCTCCTAGGATGGCTCGGCATCTTGAGCCTTCTTCTCAGAAGGGCTCCGGAGAAGAGTCCTGCGCTGATGGTCGAGTTGCCGATATCTATCGCAAGAAGCATAGAAGAGTTCACCTAAGAAGAGAGACATCACCTGAATTTATCGTTCTTATGGCGCCCGAGGGCAATCTCACCAGCAACATCCCTTCTTTGTCGATATCTTCCGCTATTCCTGTCAATGTCTCGTCGGCAAGAGTAACCCTTACTGTCTTCCCGAGCGTAGCTGTGAGGTCACGCCACCTGCGAAGAATGGCACTCCTCCCCTTCGACATGAGGATCGTATGATACCAGTAGTCCATTTCGTTGAGAATGCCGGCAATGAGCACTGTTCTTGAGTGTTCTCTTCCGGTTTCAATCCTTATGGATGTAGCCATTTCTATCATATGAGGAGGGAAGTCTTTTACTTCTGAATTCACGTTGATCCCCATCCCTATTACGGCAAAATGCATCTTCCCCTGAGCCGATCTCGTTTCAACGAGGATGCCGCCCAATTTCTTGCCGGAAACCATGAGGTCATTAGGCCATTTGATCCCCACCTGAAGGCCGATAGACTCCCTCAGTGTCTTTGCAGCCGCAACCCCTGCCATGATCGTCAGAAATGTCTGGCTTCCGGACTCAAGGGCCGGTCTGAGTATAACGCTCATTAAGATATTCCGTCCGGGACACGACACCCATTGCCTGCCCAGCCTACCCCTGCCCCTTGTCTGGCTTTCGGCGAGGACAACCGTTCCATGGGCAGCCCCTT is part of the Thermodesulfovibrionales bacterium genome and harbors:
- a CDS encoding response regulator — encoded protein: MPKLALAGGNIAGSTVLSLLRGEPDVTIVGMYEKNPDAPGVALARKWGIPIFDDLHALAMSAEPEVVINVTGDPQLGETLRTLYKHIEVIGAVGARLLWKTVEKKKRAVVELYKAIEDEARISVITEDPFGKKNPRELLRTALDKAMEITDSPAGSIALMEEGEMHVMASKGLSKRFAENERWKIMAGGLTDLVIRNREIVAIPDLSLVNYGNNAALLDEGIKAVLIAPLLVNGQVYGVMYLDDFSQRQYSERQKRAVNLFSRVLGLVLDRQNSQKRVKALEVEMAELHERLDKSVIERTEELERLNRKLDRESQMKSRFITNMNHELRTPLNSILGFSDVLLGRTFGDLTENQERYIKNIQSSGKHLLEVINNCLDIAKIEAGKYDMSYETFPVITVLSEVFNVISPLADKKAIDFKFSIGSDVDTITADKVKLKQILYNLLSNALKFTPEGGSVGFIVEGETGKGEDHPFMKFSVWDTGVGISPDDIGRIFDEFEQADSTLSRKYEGAGLGLALTKRLVELHGGRISVESRIGEGSRFTFELPVTTPVQGAPMEEIEAVNLNFPWMEEKAPLILVVEDDAASAELLTLHLTQSGYKVAHAFDGEEALEKAATLRPFAILLDIMLPKKDGWEVLQALKEDESTSRIPVLIHSIIDNKDLAFALGATDYLLKPLDKDALLSILQNLSITRSRRYPITVLVIEAGGTLDSLKEGTFGQELLIYSAKEGRRGIELAVALLPDVVLLDFELPDMLGFDVVKELKEGPSTRKIPIFILTERDISVEERISLVGKIERIIRKHKFDPRELLDHITEIEVLYPKKAGLVDGLTGIFSHRYFQIRLAQEVEKTLRYKQPLNLMILKVDSFGKYIAENGENYGNDVVIKIAELLRKNIRGSDVVVRYGRDAFAVLLPNTVVSAALSLGNKFSAIIRNYPFAYGETQAKGRITASVGLTFLDGQTPEELILCCERALAHAISKGGDRVEVYSRDMDETEALS
- a CDS encoding HD domain-containing phosphohydrolase, with product MRLFDDLPAEQKPSVLVVDDRIPNLELIEAIFERNGFIVFTALEAETALDIFESEKIDIAILDVMMPGMDGYELCRRLKSIYGRRFFPVILLTALVDKQSKIIGLECGADDFIRKPFDTEELITKVRSLLRLKGLQDELEHSENIILTLAVAMESKDPYTRGHSTRVGVKARSFGSFLGFGTKEQEQLRKAGILHDIGKIGLSSTVLSKESDLTLEEFSVIKRHPCMGEEICRPLVSMHDILPAIRNHHERWDGRGFPDGLKGREIPLYARVLSIVDSFDAMVSKRPYRDGMSIGATMEVFRHEKDSGQWDPELVVHFLEMLKSMEPDHAINA
- a CDS encoding energy transducer TonB, whose translation is MESRRVQPVPQPESEGSKGDSGRGAPASPGQGSAASKGQRGSEGGAVPLKPGDIRRPPTGPSLREKLFDKEVLEKFAEKEEPKRDSTITFDTEEFKYHTYMVRLREKIESIWKYPPEDAMRGIYGDLYIRFTIKKNGLLGGMELVRTSGHRSLDEAAQQALRDAQPFWPLPDEWGKDALTITGHFVYSIYGTNIR
- a CDS encoding NAD(P)/FAD-dependent oxidoreductase, whose product is MMLRTAVLVIGGGPAGALAARFLAREGIDTILLERDLTYVKPCGGGIPSTAFDEFSLPTCLAARRIDTVKLVSPRGESVPVKLKGASIVIVDRGDFDASLRNDAQGAGARVIEAEFRRFLDIGKTIILEAALEGDCARIESDYVIAADGVNSRVRSALGMKPVDSLFTISEKIREEVTDCCEFWLSSSHAPRLYSWVFPQKEGVSVGTGSLNSRETKAMWQKFVERRGITTGPSMNRINGPSLRGYRIPLWQGDLYTRGRVLFVGDTAGQVLPLTYEGIYYAMKSGELAAMAIAEGKIGDYQRLWKKSFSKRFILMRRLWEYFLKDDHHAEKLVQFHKRPEVQEASMRLWLRKDSGKGSLLSYMKIFKELFR
- a CDS encoding Mov34/MPN/PAD-1 family protein; translation: MRLYLSENAFIDILLSSAEVYRRECLGFLLGYRMEDRFIVEHAFSFQTANRRHKGVTFHDKNHKKIGPILEKFDRLQIVGDFHSHTQFGPTKGLPVPSEEDIKGMKEGLVYVIIAINNNEKTVAWSEKRDGTISGSVGNFFFKIAAYYIAGTFSRRARIHCPFPPGFLKSRQGKWL
- a CDS encoding universal stress protein; the protein is MMMDIRSILFPTDFSEGSVYAVPFVVDLTKRYGARLYIINILYDVVKTTGLHVPHGNIDELYKDMEVTARKECERWCAEELRGYKEIEYDVLKGVPHEEILKFAEEKKIDLIIMGTHSRKGLERIIFGSTAERVVRNAKCPVLTVGAPHKK
- a CDS encoding HIT domain-containing protein, with amino-acid sequence MHELRKDPLLGRWVAVLKNSRSPSDYADYDVPSEDTKEGPCVLCPGNEGKTPKEIAAVREGGRWLSRVIPNFDPLFRIEGDLGRKGLGMYDKMNGIGADEIVIETDDHGRGPEDIGLEQVLRVVRLYRERMADLERDARMRYILVYKNSGKSAGALYLHPHSGIVATPIIPKRMKDELDGAKQYYAYKERCIFCDILREEMRLGDRVIYETKDFFAFSPFASRSPFEFWIVPKRHSCAFQEITPSETEDLSLMFMTMLKKMRTVLRTPPFNYFIHSAPNRIPRRDHWHTLGEDFHWHVEVIPRLLLTSGFEWGSGFYVLTTSPEDAAKYLREA
- a CDS encoding type III pantothenate kinase, whose amino-acid sequence is MLLAIDIGNSTISAGLFSGALLRRRLKMPSHPRRDAEEYRKEIERFLASEAGGRELSGIVVSSVVPGLEEVLSHAITGMSVREPFIVGPSLDTGLGFDVEETGQVGPDRIVNAMAAREKYGDPVLAIDFGTATTISAVRNGKFIGGAILPGVGLMSEVLHTSTSRLPQVDIGAAVISLNRRLPAVGKGTTKCIVSGIIYGMAGAVDRLIHEIEREECPFIVVITGGYAALMAPFLERNVLFDQDLTLQGLRLIYERNT
- a CDS encoding biotin--[acetyl-CoA-carboxylase] ligase, coding for MDPLSKLIKGSLGSTVISLATLDSTNTFAMELGEKGAAHGTVVLAESQTRGRGRLGRQWVSCPGRNILMSVILRPALESGSQTFLTIMAGVAAAKTLRESIGLQVGIKWPNDLMVSGKKLGGILVETRSAQGKMHFAVIGMGINVNSEVKDFPPHMIEMATSIRIETGREHSRTVLIAGILNEMDYWYHTILMSKGRSAILRRWRDLTATLGKTVRVTLADETLTGIAEDIDKEGMLLVRLPSGAIRTINSGDVSLLR